Proteins co-encoded in one Papaver somniferum cultivar HN1 chromosome 5, ASM357369v1, whole genome shotgun sequence genomic window:
- the LOC113278833 gene encoding uncharacterized protein LOC113278833 → MTVVELTEEVNGLKDQMKELVDALAKQRVDENQNREVQEGVVRENRKDDISTLTTSLSTALTTSLSTTLTTSLALALATALKDDVADAFNTRKPEDDGQHRRTNNGHNNNGGGGADQYFSLHTINPIFKVPIATAHLKGEANSWYRWTKQSLPTSTWEEFCVLLRSRFADHKFINPHIALTNLSQTGHLCIKSRLLLLDASPESDSTTKDFDEEVIPITYAETNDTNSQDVSISYSSLMGSTYPRTMHISGHSKAQPHTILIDLGATHNFLHPNLARQCGYSIASQNSALKVTVGDGAQLQTKGSCFNIPIKLQNYTFSVDFHLLDISGCDAVLGIQWLHTLGPIIWDFNKLSMKFKFLNDDIVLYGDNSSSVLIMDACPMQRLLHKENCGIFMQLSSLNNSVSHAQDLPPEILKLLSDYADLFKIPATLPHTRIHDHRIPLLPGSTPVNLQSILISYLNGQKKDGSGRMCVDYRALKKINIKYRFPIPMVDELLDELHDKEIFSKLDFRYGYHQLRVHKPDIPKTTFRTHDGHYEFLVMPFGLSNAPATFQSFMNRIFRPYLRKFVLVFFDDILIYSKTLAHHVKHLSIVFELLRLHKLFIKESKCAFAQKSIGYLGHIISSEGVSV, encoded by the exons atgacgGTTGTGGAGTTAACAGAAGAAGTTAATGGTTTGAAGGATCAGATGAAAGAATTGGTAGATGCTTTAGCAAAACAACGTGTTGATGAAAATCAGAATAGGGAGGTTCAGGAAGGAGTTGTTAGGGAAAATCGTAAAGATGATATTTCTACATTAACAACATCTTTATCTACAGCTCTAACCACATCTTTATCTACAACTTTAACTACATCGTTGGCACTTGCACTAGCTACTGCTCTGAAAGACGATGTGGCTGATGCTTTTAATACACGAAAACCTGAAGATGATGGTCAACACCGACGTACTAATAATGGCCATAataataatggtggtggtggtg CTGATCAGTATTTCAGTTTACATACCATAAATCCAATTTTCAAAGTTCCAATAGCTACTGCTCATCTCAAGGGTGAAGCCAATTCATGGTACCGTTGGACTAAACAATCCCTTCCTACATCAACTTGGGAGGAATTTTGTGTGTTATTGCGTAGTCGATTTGCAGATCACAAATTTATCAACCCTCATATAGCTTTAACAAATCTATCTCAAACAG GTCATCTATGTATCAAGTCAAGATTATTACTCTTAGATGCTTCTCCAGAAAGTGATTCTACAACTAAAGATTTTGATGAAGAAGTTATACCTATCACTTATGCAGAAACCAATGATACAAACTCGCAAgatgtttcgatttcttatagTTCTCTAATGGGTTCCACTTATCCAAGGACAATGCACATCTCAGGCCATTCAAAGGCTCAGCCTCATACCATCTTGATTGATTTAGGGGCTACTCATAATTTTCTTCACCCCAATCTTGCTAGGCAGTGTGGATATTCAATTGCATCCCAGAATTCAGCACTAAAGGTGACAGTCGGTGATGGTGCTCAACTGCAAACAAAGGGTTCTTGTTTCAACATACCTATTAAGCTACAAAATTATACTTTTTCAGTTGATTTTCATCTTTTGGACATCAGTGGTTGTGATGCAGTTTTAGGTATTCAATGGTTGCATACTTTGGGTCCAATAATTTGGGATTTCAACAAGCTATCCATGAAGTTCAAGTTTCTTAATGATGATATTGTCTTATATGGAGACAATTCTTCTTCAGTTTTGATCATGGATGCATGTCCCATGCAGCGTTTATTGCACAAAGAAAATTGCGGGATTTTTATGCAGTTATCATCCTTAAATAATAGTGTCTCTCATGCACAAGACTTACCACCTGAAATTCTCAAGTTACTCTCGGATTACGCTGATCTTTTCAAGATCCCAGCTACTCTTCCTCATACACGTATACATGACCATCGTATTCCTTTGTTACCTGGTTCTACCCCTGTGAAT CTCCAGTCCATACTCATCTCCTATCTTAATGGTCAGAAAAAGGATGGTTCGGGGAGAATGTGTGTGGATTATCGTGctttaaaaaagataaatatcaaATATCGTTTTCCAATTCCTATGGTAGATGAATTATTGGATGAGTTACATGATAAAGAGATATTTTCTAAGTTGGATTTCCGTTATGGTTATCATCAGCTAAGAGTACATAAACCAGATATTCCAAAGACAACATTTCGCACTCATGATGGCCACTATGAGTTTCTTGTTATGCCTTTTGGGTTATCCAATGCACCAGCAACTTTTCAGAGCTTCATGAATCGTATTTTCAGGCCATACTTGCGAAAATTTGTGCTTGTTTTCTTTGACGACATTTTAATCTATAGTAAAACTCTTGCTCATCATGTCAAGCATTTATCTATAGTATTTGAGCTTTTACGACTGCATAAGCTCTTTATCAAGGAATCCAAGTGTGCCTTTGCGCAAAAATCTATTGGATATCTTGGTCATATCATCTCTTCTGAAGGTGTATCAGTATAG
- the LOC113277321 gene encoding soluble inorganic pyrophosphatase 6, chloroplastic-like isoform X2, with protein sequence MHNLLSLTCEDPTVANSEVDGAFGNNDPVDVVEIGDRQGKIGEILKVKPLGALAMINEGELDWKIVATSLDDPRASLVNDGTLTAIRDWFRDYKIPDGKPANKFGLGNKAANKDYALKVITETNEAWAKLVKRTVPAGDFYPLFQTFFLAEFETNFLQFFVSNILYSFFLSSFFSVLVFFNGF encoded by the exons ATGCATAATTTACTTTCGCTA ACATGTGAAGACCCAACAGTAGCTAATTCTGAAGTTGATGGGGCATTTGGAAATAACGATCCAG TTGATGTTGTTGAAATTGGGGATAGGCAAGGAAAAATTGGCGAGATTCTTAAAGTCAAGCCTTTAGGTGCTTTGGCTATGATCAATGAGGGAGAACTCGACTGGAAGATTGTTGCTACTTCGTTGGATGACCCAAGAGCTTCACTCGTCAATGAT GGCACTCTCACTGCTATAAGAGATTGGTTCAGAGACTACAAGATCCCAGATGGAAAGCCTGCTAATAAGTTTGGACTTGGGAACAAAGCAGCCAACAAG GATTATGCTCTGAAGGTCATAACTGAGACCAATGAAGCTTGGGCTAAACTTGTCAAAAGAACCGTTCCTGCTGGAGACTTCTACCCCCTCTTTCAGACTTTCTTTCTTGCAGAGTTTGAAACAAACTTCCTCCAATTTTTTGTATCAAATATCTTGTACagcttctttctttcttcctttttctcAGTTTTAGTTTTTTTCAACGGATTTTAA
- the LOC113277321 gene encoding soluble inorganic pyrophosphatase 6, chloroplastic-like isoform X1, whose amino-acid sequence MHNLLSLTCEDPTVANSEVDGAFGNNDPVDVVEIGDRQGKIGEILKVKPLGALAMINEGELDWKIVATSLDDPRASLVNDVGDVEKHFPGTLTAIRDWFRDYKIPDGKPANKFGLGNKAANKDYALKVITETNEAWAKLVKRTVPAGDFYPLFQTFFLAEFETNFLQFFVSNILYSFFLSSFFSVLVFFNGF is encoded by the exons ATGCATAATTTACTTTCGCTA ACATGTGAAGACCCAACAGTAGCTAATTCTGAAGTTGATGGGGCATTTGGAAATAACGATCCAG TTGATGTTGTTGAAATTGGGGATAGGCAAGGAAAAATTGGCGAGATTCTTAAAGTCAAGCCTTTAGGTGCTTTGGCTATGATCAATGAGGGAGAACTCGACTGGAAGATTGTTGCTACTTCGTTGGATGACCCAAGAGCTTCACTCGTCAATGATGTTGGTGATGTTGAGAAACATTTCCCG GGCACTCTCACTGCTATAAGAGATTGGTTCAGAGACTACAAGATCCCAGATGGAAAGCCTGCTAATAAGTTTGGACTTGGGAACAAAGCAGCCAACAAG GATTATGCTCTGAAGGTCATAACTGAGACCAATGAAGCTTGGGCTAAACTTGTCAAAAGAACCGTTCCTGCTGGAGACTTCTACCCCCTCTTTCAGACTTTCTTTCTTGCAGAGTTTGAAACAAACTTCCTCCAATTTTTTGTATCAAATATCTTGTACagcttctttctttcttcctttttctcAGTTTTAGTTTTTTTCAACGGATTTTAA